The sequence TTAACAGGTGCAAATGATGTTAGCTCAACTTCATAAGGAATAGACAGATCATTTTGACTAATCAGTCAACAAGGTTTCAAATGTGAAATATCAAATGATGTGCCCTGTTGAATAACCATTCACACATCGCCGTATTGTAATTATTAACATGAATTAAAGTCTTGTCAAatttcattccagatctgtttaAATGAggtgagaatgtttttttttttggacaatgtTAGCATCAGTGCAGCACTGGCACAGAAGCCTTCCAACTGGGAGGCTCTTTGCCTATGGCCTAGCCTTGAAGAAAACATCTGGACACGCTAATTATACCAGTGTTTTTATGGAGAACATGTGCTGTTGTAATGGGAAGGAGTCACCCAGGGTTGGTAGCTAGCTCTGAATCCCAAGTCAACCCCTAAAACCAAGTCCCTGGATACCAAACTTTCTCAAGTGTTACATCTGTATacacaaaagttttttttttttttttttttttttttttttttttttaaacaatgtgttTCATACATGTTTCATGTATTTAGGTATTTTGGGACAAGGAGCTTAGAGGTTGACGTTTACATAATTTGAGATCAGACAAAAGGATGATGCATACTAACAACAGCTAGATCATCCAGTGGAGGAGTAGGGCGTGTCACTATGGTAGTTGTAGTCAGGGCATACCTTCTGCACCAGTTTATAGTCGACACTGTAAAAGGCTATATAGATGCATATGACTTTGAAGGGTTTCGAGCACAGCCAGGACACATGGCTCTGCGTTTGCTCCTGATAGCACACTGTGGACGGGTCATAGCTGCACAGGGCAGTCTTCTTGTTGCGGTCAGTCTTCTCATACTCAATGCGACAGTTGAATGATTTGGTGTCTTTGGTCTCCAGCGTGGACTGCTGAGCAATTTCAAATTCCACTACCTTTGAGGGCGGCACCAGGCTGACCGACACGTTCCCCAGGCCCGTGGAGTTGTGGCGGAAGTAGACGCTAAAAGTGCCGTTCCCGTGGTCCACAATCTTCCCTGTGATCAGCAGGTTGAGTTTCACAGTCTTGATGTTGGAGTGGAAGTCTCCCCACCCAAACATCTTTTTGAACTTGCCAGTCTTAACGATGGGCCTGCGTTTAGTTCTGGCCTGTGCGCCCTGAACATCTGTCTGGTTAGATAACCAGTCCCAGAAGTCCTCCATGTTctgtaaatatgtaatttccCTCATGTTGCTCTTGAACCCGGGGGAGCCCCTGGCAAACAAACGCAGGGGGTTAAGGATCCGTGGACTGGCTCCCGTGGGAGAAATCTTCTGTTCGTTATCGCTGTCGCCCCACTCGATGAGCTCTGTGGCTCCTCCATTCACTTTCCTGCATGTGACCTTTAGAGAAAGCCGAGCAAAGgtagacagaaaaacaacattaagtGGCATGAAGTGACCTTTTTGATGTATAACTTTACAATACTGGTGCACAGACAGTAATGCATTTAATGTTTCTAGTTTGTTCAAAGAAAGTAAAAATAGCACAATGGGGTTCCCTTGGGCAGTGATAACGTTTGTCGACCAGACATTCTATAAACAGAAAATCCAACAAAATTCAACACGGATTGACTCATTTCTGGTGATTGCGCTGTAGAAATGCAGCAATTctttaaaagataaataaaacatcacttCAGCACTAAACGGGAGAAGCATAATCCCACAATGAGCATGGAGCCACCCACTTGCAAGTTAAGATTTATAATAGGAAACGCGGGAGCAACTACAGCAAAGGTAGCCTGACGTaatcatactcagattctagtcagaatatgagtctgatactgctccattgggctgtgattatggggcgtgtttcaaccaaaacaggaaagaaaatgcctctgcactcaagcggatagacctacaaccaatcagagcaggatATATGTGATGTATTGAACTTTTGCCAAAGGCAGGAAggcaaaaacatctttccgaTTGACAAATGCCTTGATTCCGGTTgtctgttcctcttttaaaatgaatgtgctgTCAGTATCTTCTATAACTGACCCGATGgcggaatctacacatctcaatcCTCCAGCCGCAGCCattgttgttgtaaaaaaattcaacccaagcgctctttggtgacgtggttgattatgttactgttgatcatctgtctaTCATtgtataaagcccgccctgacaatttgatcGGTCTGGttcgagcatagttgctccacaacggatcaagtccagactgAATTTCtcgacctcaaatgttgtgggcggggctaagttcgaCTGGCATCAGGGCTTCACATAGTCTTGGGAAACATTTTGTTTAACATTACAAAATTTCTTTCAAACAGATGCTTtcaaacagtattagggaaagtgacattttattgaacatTTGCACATATTTACTATGGTAAAAAGCAATC is a genomic window of Etheostoma spectabile isolate EspeVRDwgs_2016 chromosome 11, UIUC_Espe_1.0, whole genome shotgun sequence containing:
- the nxph2a gene encoding neurexophilin-2, producing the protein MRVLQTFLFLFLLHQVTCRKVNGGATELIEWGDSDNEQKISPTGASPRILNPLRLFARGSPGFKSNMREITYLQNMEDFWDWLSNQTDVQGAQARTKRRPIVKTGKFKKMFGWGDFHSNIKTVKLNLLITGKIVDHGNGTFSVYFRHNSTGLGNVSVSLVPPSKVVEFEIAQQSTLETKDTKSFNCRIEYEKTDRNKKTALCSYDPSTVCYQEQTQSHVSWLCSKPFKVICIYIAFYSVDYKLVQKVCPDYNYHSDTPYSSTG